The Halalkalibacter krulwichiae genome has a segment encoding these proteins:
- the ybaK gene encoding Cys-tRNA(Pro) deacylase — MKKAKTNAMRSLDQQKIAYEIINYHVNDGKIDGVSVANKIGKQAEYVYKTLVAQGSSKHFYVFVIPVEAELDLKKAAKAAEEKKIEMIPVKDIVKVTGYIRGGCSPIGMKKSFPTFIAHEAQTLETIIVSGGMIGVQIEITVENLIDVTGATLAPIIKGD; from the coding sequence GTGAAAAAAGCAAAAACGAATGCTATGAGGAGTTTGGATCAGCAAAAGATCGCATATGAGATCATAAACTATCACGTGAATGATGGGAAAATAGACGGCGTTTCTGTTGCTAACAAAATTGGCAAACAAGCAGAATATGTATACAAAACTCTCGTAGCCCAAGGTAGTAGTAAACATTTTTATGTGTTTGTTATTCCAGTTGAAGCAGAACTTGATTTGAAAAAAGCTGCAAAAGCAGCCGAAGAAAAGAAAATAGAAATGATCCCAGTTAAAGACATTGTAAAAGTAACAGGCTACATTCGCGGTGGCTGCTCACCAATCGGTATGAAAAAGTCATTTCCTACTTTTATCGCTCATGAAGCACAAACACTTGAAACAATAATTGTTAGTGGTGGAATGATTGGTGTCCAAATTGAGATAACAGTAGAAAATTTAATCGACGTCACAGGTGCAACATTAGCACCAATCATAAAAGGAGATTAA
- a CDS encoding nicotinate phosphoribosyltransferase, which translates to MMEFKDDSLALHTDAYQINMTETYWHDHMHNRKAVFELYFRKLPFGNGYGMFAGLERIIEYVKGFRFSDSDIEYLRDSIGYEEDFLQYLKSLTFTGTIRSMREGELVFGNEPILQVESTLAEAQLLETALLNIVNYQTLIATKASRIKQVIGKEKALEFGSRRAQEMDAAIWGTRAAFIAGFDSTSNVRAGKKFGIPVSGTHAHSMIQVYKSDYLAMKKYAESCVRRKNKVFIPLVDTYDVLRSGVPAAIKVAKEFKGKVEFLGVRLDGGDMAYLSKETRKMLDQAGFQQTQIVASSDLDEQTILSLKAQGAQIDVWGIGTKLITAFDQPALGAVYKIVAIENEEGEMVDTIKISSNPEKVTTPGMKKVYRIINTLNQKSEGDYITLEDEEPQKEEQLKMFHPTHTFISKYVSNFEARELLTNVFVDGELVYKNPDIFAIQQFALENLNVLWEEYQRTLNPEEYPVDLSQKCWDNKMDIIHEIKAELKTK; encoded by the coding sequence ATGATGGAATTTAAAGATGATAGCTTAGCACTACATACAGACGCTTATCAAATCAACATGACTGAAACGTATTGGCATGATCATATGCATAATCGCAAGGCCGTGTTTGAATTATATTTTAGAAAGTTGCCATTTGGAAATGGATACGGCATGTTTGCTGGGCTAGAGCGTATTATTGAATATGTGAAGGGATTTCGTTTTAGTGACAGTGATATTGAGTATTTACGTGACTCGATCGGATATGAAGAGGACTTTCTTCAATACTTAAAGTCACTTACATTCACGGGCACGATTCGCTCAATGCGTGAAGGGGAACTCGTATTTGGGAATGAACCAATTCTGCAAGTAGAGTCAACGTTAGCGGAAGCGCAATTATTAGAAACTGCATTACTGAACATCGTTAATTATCAAACGCTTATTGCAACAAAAGCATCGAGAATTAAGCAGGTGATTGGGAAGGAGAAGGCACTTGAGTTTGGCTCGCGCAGAGCACAAGAAATGGATGCAGCAATTTGGGGAACTAGAGCCGCTTTTATTGCGGGATTTGATTCAACTAGTAATGTGCGGGCAGGGAAGAAGTTTGGAATTCCTGTGTCTGGAACGCACGCGCATTCGATGATACAAGTGTATAAAAGTGATTACTTAGCTATGAAAAAATACGCTGAAAGCTGTGTGCGGAGGAAAAATAAAGTCTTCATTCCCCTTGTCGATACGTACGATGTTCTCCGTTCAGGAGTGCCTGCAGCGATTAAGGTAGCAAAGGAATTCAAAGGAAAGGTCGAGTTCTTAGGTGTACGTCTAGACGGGGGAGATATGGCCTATCTTTCAAAGGAAACACGAAAGATGTTAGATCAGGCGGGCTTCCAACAAACGCAAATTGTCGCGTCCAGTGATCTTGACGAACAGACCATTTTAAGTTTAAAAGCTCAGGGGGCCCAAATTGATGTTTGGGGGATTGGGACAAAGCTAATTACAGCTTTTGATCAGCCAGCTTTAGGTGCAGTGTATAAAATTGTTGCCATAGAAAACGAAGAAGGCGAGATGGTCGATACGATTAAGATTTCTTCTAACCCAGAAAAAGTAACCACGCCTGGTATGAAGAAGGTGTATCGAATTATTAATACACTTAATCAGAAGTCTGAAGGGGATTATATCACTCTTGAAGATGAAGAACCTCAAAAAGAAGAACAATTAAAAATGTTTCATCCTACTCATACGTTCATTAGTAAGTATGTATCGAATTTTGAAGCGCGTGAGTTGTTAACAAATGTATTTGTTGATGGAGAGCTCGTTTATAAGAATCCTGACATTTTTGCAATTCAACAATTTGCTTTAGAAAATCTGAATGTACTTTGGGAAGAATATCAACGTACTTTAAACCCTGAAGAATATCCAGTTGACTTAAGTCAAAAGTGTTGGGATAACAAAATGGATATTATTCATGAAATAAAGGCAGAGCTAAAAACTAAATGA
- a CDS encoding Glu/Leu/Phe/Val family dehydrogenase, with protein sequence MGSQTGEIVQASLKALLEDSSFLPELQNQDRNQAFASLAAILSTPNKVHKAFLRVTLDDGKVVRIPAFRVQHNNTLGPYKGGIRFHESVNEEEVMNLAALMTLKNALHDVPFGGGKGGIIVNPRNHSAKEINLICQKYVHYFSDILGPDKDIPAPDMGSGDREMDWMMAEYKSIRPGEAYLGSFTGKSVVNGGSLGRREATGKGVYFSFRYMVHDFLQEKQAFLRKSDNQFAQTLLHYTDKPLKLAVQGFGNVGSVAALEAYHCKMLQNKVVAVSDRNVMLYNSEGLNIPALIEFTSKNRGDLPTSEEQLAHCGVKADIHDRDQILTLDVDVLMLAALEDQIHKDNMEQIKARIIVEGANAPVTGEADRYLSDKGVIIIPDILANAGGVIVSYFEWLQGRETQFYTEEEVFKLLVGKMTGTMEMILPQYFGDPFTLRQNCFIHSVMKLSTVLYRQGKLY encoded by the coding sequence ATGGGAAGTCAAACTGGAGAAATTGTACAAGCATCGTTAAAAGCATTATTGGAGGATTCCTCTTTTCTGCCAGAGCTACAAAATCAGGATAGAAATCAAGCCTTTGCCTCATTGGCTGCTATTTTATCAACACCAAACAAAGTACATAAGGCTTTTCTACGAGTCACGTTAGACGATGGAAAAGTTGTTCGGATTCCAGCGTTTCGTGTACAACATAATAATACACTTGGCCCTTACAAAGGTGGAATTCGTTTTCATGAATCAGTTAATGAAGAAGAAGTGATGAATCTTGCTGCTTTGATGACATTGAAAAATGCACTACATGATGTGCCGTTTGGGGGAGGGAAAGGTGGAATTATCGTCAACCCTCGAAATCATTCTGCGAAAGAAATAAATTTGATCTGTCAAAAATATGTTCATTATTTTAGTGATATTTTAGGACCAGATAAAGATATTCCAGCTCCAGATATGGGTTCTGGAGACAGGGAAATGGATTGGATGATGGCCGAATATAAGAGCATAAGACCTGGAGAAGCCTATCTTGGCAGCTTTACGGGTAAAAGTGTTGTTAATGGTGGATCATTAGGCCGAAGAGAAGCAACGGGTAAAGGAGTGTATTTCTCTTTTCGTTACATGGTTCATGATTTCTTGCAGGAGAAGCAAGCTTTTTTAAGAAAAAGTGATAATCAGTTCGCTCAAACCTTGCTTCATTATACAGATAAACCACTAAAGCTTGCGGTACAAGGGTTTGGTAACGTTGGTTCAGTGGCCGCTCTTGAAGCGTATCACTGTAAAATGCTACAAAATAAAGTCGTAGCAGTTAGCGACCGTAACGTTATGCTTTATAACTCAGAAGGGCTTAACATACCAGCTCTGATTGAATTCACGTCAAAAAACCGCGGAGACTTGCCGACATCGGAGGAACAATTAGCTCATTGCGGAGTAAAAGCTGACATTCATGACCGGGATCAAATTTTAACACTTGATGTCGATGTGTTAATGCTTGCTGCATTAGAAGATCAAATTCACAAAGACAATATGGAGCAGATCAAAGCGAGAATAATTGTGGAAGGGGCCAATGCACCGGTCACGGGTGAAGCCGATCGTTATTTAAGTGATAAAGGGGTTATCATCATTCCAGACATATTAGCAAATGCCGGTGGTGTAATCGTTTCATATTTTGAATGGCTTCAAGGCCGTGAAACACAATTCTATACGGAAGAAGAAGTGTTCAAGTTGCTAGTTGGAAAAATGACAGGAACCATGGAAATGATCTTACCACAATATTTTGGTGACCCTTTTACATTACGCCAGAATTGTTTCATTCATTCTGTTATGAAACTGTCTACCGTATTGTATCGCCAAGGAAAATTATATTAA
- a CDS encoding universal stress protein, which produces MSYNTILVAVDGSNEAKRALHRAIDLAKNDEAKLVISYVIDNRTTGTLEYYDRTFTERTEAHGKALLDESQTLALEAGVKEVVTDLGYGSPRAKIPKEIAEKHSVDLIVAGATGLNTVERFLMGSVSEGIVRRAKCDVIIVRNE; this is translated from the coding sequence ATGAGTTATAATACGATTCTTGTAGCTGTAGATGGTTCAAATGAAGCGAAGCGCGCTCTACATAGAGCCATTGATCTTGCCAAAAATGATGAAGCAAAGCTTGTTATTTCTTATGTAATTGATAATCGCACAACGGGCACCCTTGAATATTATGATCGCACCTTTACAGAAAGAACAGAAGCACATGGAAAAGCCCTACTTGACGAATCTCAAACACTTGCATTAGAAGCAGGTGTGAAAGAAGTTGTAACAGACCTTGGTTACGGCTCGCCACGAGCGAAAATTCCTAAAGAAATCGCTGAAAAACACTCAGTTGACTTAATTGTAGCTGGAGCAACAGGATTAAATACCGTTGAGAGATTTTTAATGGGAAGTGTTTCAGAAGGTATCGTTAGAAGGGCTAAATGCGATGTCATTATTGTTCGAAATGAATAG
- the guaC gene encoding GMP reductase has protein sequence MENVFDYEDIQLIPAKCVVNSRSECDTSITLGGHTFKLPVVPANMQTIIDEKIAIFLAENGYFYIMHRFEPEKRINFIKDMQSKGLFSSISVGVKTEEYDFIEQLVAEQLCPNYITIDIAHGHSNAVIEMIQHIKKHLPNSFVIAGNVGTPEAVRELENAGADATKVGIGPGKVCITKIKTGFGTGGWQLAALRWCAKAASKPIIADGGIRTHGDIAKSIRFGASMVMIGSLFAGHEESPGETVEKDGKLFKEYFGSASEFQKGEKKNVEGKKMLVQHKGSLQDTLVEMEQDLQSSISYAGGKKLDSIRNVDYVVVKNSIFNGDKVY, from the coding sequence ATGGAAAATGTATTTGATTACGAAGATATCCAATTGATTCCCGCAAAGTGTGTAGTAAACAGCAGATCTGAGTGTGATACGAGCATTACACTAGGTGGACATACATTCAAGTTGCCTGTAGTGCCTGCAAATATGCAAACAATTATTGATGAAAAAATCGCAATTTTCTTAGCAGAGAATGGTTACTTCTATATAATGCATCGTTTTGAACCAGAAAAACGAATTAACTTTATTAAAGATATGCAGTCAAAAGGACTTTTCTCCTCAATCAGTGTAGGAGTTAAAACTGAAGAATATGATTTCATTGAGCAACTAGTTGCTGAACAGCTCTGTCCTAATTACATTACAATCGATATAGCTCATGGCCATTCCAATGCTGTTATTGAAATGATTCAACATATTAAAAAACATTTACCAAATAGTTTTGTCATCGCTGGAAATGTCGGTACTCCAGAAGCAGTTAGAGAATTAGAAAATGCTGGTGCTGACGCAACAAAGGTTGGAATCGGCCCAGGGAAAGTTTGTATTACGAAGATTAAAACCGGTTTTGGAACTGGCGGTTGGCAGTTAGCTGCCTTACGTTGGTGTGCAAAAGCTGCTAGCAAACCAATTATTGCTGACGGTGGTATTCGTACACATGGTGATATTGCTAAGTCCATTCGATTTGGTGCTTCAATGGTTATGATTGGCTCTTTATTCGCGGGTCATGAAGAATCTCCAGGTGAAACGGTTGAAAAAGACGGAAAGCTTTTCAAGGAATACTTCGGATCTGCTTCGGAATTCCAAAAAGGTGAGAAGAAAAATGTTGAAGGGAAGAAAATGCTCGTTCAACACAAAGGTTCTTTACAAGATACATTAGTGGAAATGGAGCAAGACCTTCAATCATCAATTTCTTACGCTGGCGGAAAGAAATTAGACTCGATTCGAAACGTAGACTACGTTGTCGTGAAAAATTCGATCTTTAACGGTGATAAAGTATATTAA
- a CDS encoding S66 peptidase family protein yields MAIKPPALQSGDTIGLVTPGSPLDANIINARIQTLMNMGFNIAYGRYMYSFDGIVSAPAPQRAEDIMTMFQNPQVKLILATRGGTGVQTLLPFLDYDIIRQNPKIISGYSDITVLLNTLYQSSDLITFHSLMLGDFRPDTPTYNFNQFFEATSTGVSPRVIQNPPNFPQVSLVPGNVTAPIIGGNMTSLVNTLGTPYEIDTKGKILFLEEVNSPTTMIYRYLAQLQMAGKFQDCLGIIMGECTNCLVSWGTTYQQLINQFLVPLRKPLMINLSTGHGLYKATIPIGATVNLNTTENRLTVVEPTVSFV; encoded by the coding sequence ATGGCGATAAAACCACCAGCATTACAAAGTGGAGACACAATTGGCTTGGTTACTCCAGGAAGTCCTCTTGATGCAAATATTATTAACGCTAGAATCCAAACGTTAATGAATATGGGATTTAACATCGCGTATGGTCGTTATATGTATTCTTTTGATGGGATTGTCTCTGCTCCAGCTCCACAAAGAGCAGAAGATATTATGACTATGTTTCAAAATCCTCAAGTTAAATTGATTTTAGCAACCCGCGGAGGGACTGGTGTACAAACACTCCTGCCTTTTTTAGACTATGACATCATCAGACAAAACCCTAAAATTATATCAGGCTATAGTGATATTACTGTCCTTTTAAATACTTTGTATCAATCTTCTGATTTAATTACGTTCCACAGTTTGATGCTTGGTGACTTTCGACCAGACACGCCTACTTATAATTTCAATCAATTTTTTGAAGCAACTTCAACGGGAGTTTCACCGAGAGTGATTCAGAATCCACCAAACTTCCCACAAGTGAGCTTAGTCCCAGGAAATGTAACCGCTCCTATCATTGGCGGAAATATGACCTCTCTTGTAAATACGCTTGGAACTCCTTATGAAATCGACACGAAGGGTAAGATTCTTTTCTTAGAAGAGGTAAACTCCCCTACCACGATGATTTATCGGTACCTCGCTCAATTACAAATGGCAGGAAAATTTCAGGATTGTCTTGGGATTATCATGGGAGAGTGCACCAACTGCCTCGTTTCTTGGGGAACGACTTACCAGCAATTGATTAATCAGTTTTTAGTTCCATTAAGAAAGCCACTTATGATCAATCTTTCTACAGGACACGGACTGTATAAAGCAACAATTCCAATTGGTGCAACTGTAAACTTGAATACAACCGAGAACCGCTTAACTGTCGTGGAACCGACTGTCTCTTTTGTATGA
- a CDS encoding GntR family transcriptional regulator, which produces MFQLDIRSRVPIYEQLVEKLKELIIHEVYQPDQQLPSVRVLAQELTVNPNTIQKAYRELEHQGYIYSIPGKGKFVAPQATTTNEEKVTKMKEELLKLLSEALYLGIDKEEILELMKVAEQSTKGESEVD; this is translated from the coding sequence ATGTTTCAATTAGACATCAGAAGTAGAGTCCCAATTTATGAGCAATTAGTGGAAAAGTTAAAAGAACTTATCATTCATGAAGTGTATCAGCCAGACCAACAATTACCTTCTGTACGAGTTCTAGCACAGGAATTAACCGTAAACCCTAATACGATTCAAAAAGCTTACCGTGAACTGGAACATCAAGGATATATTTATTCCATTCCGGGAAAAGGAAAGTTTGTTGCACCACAAGCAACAACGACAAATGAAGAGAAGGTGACAAAGATGAAAGAAGAGTTATTGAAATTATTATCTGAAGCTCTGTATCTTGGCATCGATAAAGAAGAAATACTCGAGCTAATGAAGGTTGCTGAGCAATCAACGAAAGGAGAGAGTGAAGTTGATTAA
- a CDS encoding ABC transporter ATP-binding protein: MIKANNLCKEFDGSLAVDGITLSVEKGSIFGLLGSNGAGKTTLLKMLAGIYKPDTGEVRINNEPVFENVHRKQKMIFLADSLFFYPNTTIQQAAQFYQSMYSLWSEERFVALQNVFQIDPKKKIHRLSKGMQRQVAFWLTLSTMPDVLILDEPLDGLDAVMRKKIKNLLIQDVAEREMTILISSHNLREVEDVCDNVGIMHDGKMIIEKDLDDLKSDVHKIQVAFKQEVPPSFLKKLPVLYKEVRGSVHLYIVRGKVEEITNHVRAFKPAIFDILPLTLEEIFIYEMRDVGYEIENIIV, translated from the coding sequence TTGATTAAGGCAAATAATCTTTGTAAAGAATTTGATGGTAGTTTGGCTGTCGATGGAATTACCCTTAGTGTTGAAAAAGGATCCATTTTTGGCTTACTAGGTTCAAATGGTGCTGGGAAAACAACGTTGCTGAAAATGCTCGCCGGTATATACAAGCCTGACACAGGTGAGGTTCGTATAAACAATGAGCCAGTCTTTGAAAATGTACATAGGAAGCAAAAGATGATTTTCTTAGCAGATTCGTTGTTTTTTTACCCGAATACAACTATTCAACAGGCAGCACAGTTTTATCAATCGATGTATTCGTTATGGAGTGAAGAAAGATTTGTTGCTTTACAAAATGTTTTTCAAATTGACCCTAAGAAAAAGATTCACCGTCTCTCAAAAGGGATGCAGCGTCAAGTAGCATTTTGGTTAACGCTTTCCACGATGCCAGATGTTCTAATCTTAGATGAACCATTAGATGGCTTAGATGCTGTTATGCGAAAGAAAATCAAGAACCTCCTGATTCAAGACGTAGCAGAAAGGGAAATGACGATCTTGATCTCCTCTCACAATCTTAGAGAGGTAGAAGATGTTTGTGATAATGTCGGAATCATGCATGATGGAAAAATGATTATTGAGAAAGATTTGGATGATTTAAAATCAGATGTTCATAAAATTCAAGTGGCATTCAAACAAGAGGTACCTCCATCCTTTTTAAAGAAACTGCCTGTTTTATATAAAGAAGTAAGGGGAAGTGTACATCTTTATATTGTCAGAGGAAAAGTCGAGGAGATTACAAATCATGTGCGTGCTTTTAAGCCGGCTATCTTTGATATCCTTCCATTAACGTTAGAGGAAATATTTATATATGAAATGAGGGATGTTGGCTATGAAATTGAAAACATCATTGTTTAA
- a CDS encoding DUF6449 domain-containing protein codes for MKLKTSLFNRGLFTQDLRNVGWVSVGYMLCLLFALPLQLLMLYTNQDPYRQSQVPESLFAISSEFQIMMTFIFPVLLAIFLFRYIHVKLASDFIHSLPITRGHLLNQHVVIGILILLAPILVTGVSLLVLGQFLPYTELLTFATIFQWGGVMILFSVFVFLAGVFVAMFTGMSLLQGAFTYILFVFPVGVTVLFLSNLEFYLFGFTSHYYLTQQFERMIPFIRMTQLDQHPLTYIEVTSYIVISLLFYLCALLVYKKRQSESATQAIAFEKLRPIFKFGVTFCSMLVGGIYFSSYEAGLGWILFGYITASILGYIVATMILEKTWRVFDKWKGYVVYAVIITILGMSFQIDILGFEKKVPNVDEVQGVYFGDSIFYILDPDPVQSHDSMMERVNYIEASYYFEEAETIENIVKLHEQIILEKEQLQTTADRTNSVAIRYDMKNGDQIVRYYQMPIEPYQKLYRAIIETEEYKNKQNPILQVKDLSNLNRITIDSYRTGKQVTITEREDIIEFHLLLQQDVADQSIEDLNDDRYWSSEIKYEFKENKWLSLSWKKSYTLIEDWLEEKGMITQARQTPEDISYAYVIKNEQNRDMYDMVYSYHLEHNFAGQDNVIKVEDNKQLEELLRQSGGDHRGDYIIGYFYKQSSYPEFETLKEGQVPGFILEKISE; via the coding sequence ATGAAATTGAAAACATCATTGTTTAATCGCGGACTCTTTACTCAAGACCTGCGAAATGTTGGTTGGGTTAGTGTAGGATATATGCTTTGTTTATTGTTTGCACTTCCTCTTCAGCTTTTGATGCTCTACACAAATCAGGATCCATATCGACAATCACAAGTTCCAGAAAGTTTATTTGCAATCTCAAGTGAATTTCAGATAATGATGACGTTTATTTTTCCAGTACTGTTAGCCATTTTTCTATTTCGTTATATACATGTAAAACTAGCAAGTGATTTTATTCATAGCTTACCTATCACTAGAGGACATCTTCTAAATCAGCATGTTGTAATTGGCATACTTATATTGCTCGCTCCTATTTTAGTAACAGGAGTTAGTTTACTAGTTTTAGGTCAATTTCTCCCTTATACAGAACTTCTGACTTTTGCAACCATATTTCAGTGGGGAGGGGTGATGATTCTTTTTAGCGTATTTGTCTTTTTAGCTGGGGTATTTGTTGCTATGTTTACGGGGATGTCGCTTTTACAAGGTGCGTTTACGTACATTCTGTTTGTTTTTCCTGTTGGAGTGACTGTTTTGTTCCTATCTAATCTCGAATTTTATTTATTTGGTTTCACATCACATTACTATCTCACTCAACAGTTTGAACGAATGATTCCGTTTATCCGGATGACTCAATTAGACCAGCACCCATTAACTTATATAGAAGTAACTTCTTACATTGTGATTAGTCTTTTGTTTTATCTTTGTGCCTTACTCGTTTATAAAAAGAGACAGTCAGAATCGGCAACGCAAGCGATTGCTTTTGAGAAATTACGTCCCATTTTTAAATTTGGTGTAACATTTTGTTCCATGTTAGTTGGGGGAATCTATTTTTCAAGCTATGAAGCGGGACTAGGATGGATTCTATTTGGGTACATTACAGCATCCATTCTTGGTTATATTGTAGCTACAATGATCTTAGAGAAAACATGGAGAGTTTTTGACAAGTGGAAAGGGTATGTTGTCTACGCTGTTATCATTACGATATTAGGTATGTCTTTCCAAATCGATATTTTAGGTTTTGAGAAAAAAGTACCGAATGTCGATGAAGTGCAAGGAGTGTATTTTGGTGACTCGATTTTTTACATCTTGGATCCAGACCCTGTTCAGTCTCATGATTCAATGATGGAACGAGTCAATTATATTGAGGCGAGCTATTACTTTGAAGAGGCAGAGACAATTGAAAACATTGTGAAGTTACATGAACAAATCATCCTAGAGAAAGAACAACTTCAAACAACGGCCGATCGAACCAACTCGGTAGCCATTCGGTATGATATGAAGAACGGGGATCAAATTGTTCGTTATTATCAAATGCCGATTGAACCATACCAAAAACTGTACAGAGCGATTATTGAAACGGAAGAGTATAAGAATAAACAAAACCCTATTTTACAAGTGAAGGATCTATCGAATCTGAATAGGATTACGATCGACTCTTACCGAACAGGTAAGCAAGTGACTATAACGGAACGTGAAGACATAATTGAATTTCATCTATTGTTACAACAAGATGTAGCAGATCAATCAATTGAGGATCTTAACGACGATCGTTATTGGTCATCGGAAATCAAATATGAATTCAAGGAAAATAAGTGGCTTAGTCTAAGTTGGAAAAAGTCATATACACTTATTGAAGATTGGCTTGAGGAAAAAGGAATGATCACTCAAGCTAGACAAACTCCAGAGGATATCAGCTATGCCTATGTAATAAAAAATGAACAAAATAGGGATATGTATGATATGGTCTATTCTTATCATTTAGAGCATAACTTTGCCGGCCAAGATAACGTCATTAAGGTTGAGGACAATAAGCAACTAGAGGAACTACTCAGGCAATCAGGTGGCGACCACCGCGGTGACTATATTATAGGCTATTTTTATAAGCAATCTAGTTATCCAGAGTTTGAAACATTAAAAGAAGGACAGGTACCAGGTTTTATCCTCGAAAAGATAAGTGAATAA